The DNA sequence TGAAGGCAAATATACTGCTTAAAAACGGGGATACTATAATCGTACCCTAATCAGTAGGCATACTTGGAATCATAGTAATACTTAGAGTAATTCACTTCCACATCATTTAATACAGCACCGATAACCTTTTCAGAAGGTATTGTTGAAAGGGCCCTCTTTACCATACTCTTAGGCGTTTTTCCTGCCTGAATAATCATCAATATCCCATCAACAAAATTAGAATATATGTTCATATCCACAAGGGGAAGAACCGGCGGTGCATCAATAATTATGTATTTATAACGTTCTTTTGCAATATTCAATATATCTTCCATTTTTGGTGATGAAATCAGTCTCGACGGGTTGCCGATCTTCTTCCCTGCAAATAACACAGTAAGTTTCCCTTCAAACAAGTTTATAGTAGCGGCATCCATTTCAATCCTGCCCTCTATTACATCAGACAGTCCGAATCCAGGAGAACGTTTAAGATAATCATGGATAGTCGGATTCTTTAGATCACCCTCAATAAGAAGCACATTTTCATCAAAGTCTTTTGCCATTGTAATTGCTAAGTTTATAGAAGTAAAAGACTTGCCCTCACCCTTTACTGAACTTGAAATAGCAAGGGTGTATGATGATTTATTCTGAACAAGTTGAGATATGCGGGTACAAAGGACACGATATTGCTCTGCTATCATAGAATACGGCTCTCTGATAGTTACGAGCCGGTTGTCAACCAAACCGCCGTTTCCTCCCCGGAATTCACGTTCCAGATGGGTATGGGCTATACTCTCTCCATCAATAGGAACCATCATCATCCCTTTATCATCCGGCTTTTTCCGCCTTAATAACCCGTTTCGCATGAAGTTAATCAGATTCATTTAATCCCTATCCCTATTCTTGGCACAGTTGCCAGTACAGGCAGGCCGACAACACTATATACATCCTCAGGTTTTCTGAATGAGGCGTCAATATACTCTAATAGAAATACAAAACCGGCACCGCTGCCGAGTCCTAGTGCAAGACCTACAAGTGCTATCTTCCTGCGGTCAGGTTTTGAAGGCTTTGTCGGTAAATTCGCAGGGTCAAGTATCCTGAATGCCTCACCCTTCTGCCTCTTTTCAAGGCTCTCAGCAAGCTGTGCATCAAGTTTTTTATTCAACAAACTCTGATAATTTGCTCTCGTATTTTCATAATCTCTCATCAGAACCGCCATCTTCTGTTCAATTGTAGGAATACGCTCAACACGTCCCTGAAGCGATGAAATATTCTTTGTTATCTCTTTTTGTTTATCCTTCAAACCTTTAATATCACCCACAGCATCCATCAACTGGTTTGATAATGTCATATACAGATTATTTTCAGATGCATTATGTGTCCTTCCCCTATTAACGGTATTACCTGCTGTGCCGGATTCCGTGCCTTTATCAGATACCTTACCCTCTTTTAGACCTTTCTCGATCTCTGCAATCTCGTTCTTTAATCTGATTATATCGGGGTGCCTTTCAGTATAAATAGCAGAAATTTGAGATAGGTCTTTCTGTAACTCAACAAGTCTTATCCTTTGCGGGTCAGGAGAATTGTCTATATTGGTACCTGTTGAAATACTTGCATTATAATCTGCAAGCTGTTTTTCAAGTATAATCTTTCTTTCCTCAGTCCCCCTCAGTAAATCAGTTGTTGTCTGAAGGTCGAGCTGAAGCCGGTCAAGGGTTCTAAGGTTTGTCTCAAGCTGAGATGGGAGTTGCCCCATATATCTCTCTTTAAATGCCTTAATTTGAGATTCCTGATCTTCCAGAACAGTTTTGAGACCCTGCAATTGGTTTTCCAGAAACTCAGTTGTACCTTCTGCCTGCTGTTCACGTGCCTTTAAATTCTCTTCTATAAATAACGACGCAAGCCTGTTAGTTACATTCATGGCTATTTCAGGATTGTCATTAATAAAAGAGATAGTAAATGCAGACAGCTCTTTTTTCTTTGGATCACCCTTAACATCTATCTCGATGTTTTTCCTCATTAATTCAACAGTCTCTTCAGAACCCATTTTTTCCTTCTTACCGCGGTATAGATCAAATTCTTTTATAACAGATTCAAGCCTTGTACGGCTCATAACCTGCTGACTTATGGTATTAAGGCGCTCCTGCACCTCCTCTGTCACAGTAGCTTTAACATAAGACTCAGGCACCTTTTGCGGTTCAACAAGGATTAAAGTTGATGATTTATACTCCGGCTTTATAATCACAAAGGAGAGGATAATTCCTATTATAGAGATAATGAACGGTACTATTAAAAACCACTTTCTCCGTAAAACAATCTCTATATAGTCTTCAATCTGTATCTGGCTCTGGCCATGATGATGTTCCATAATTATTCTTTTTCTTAACAATTATTCACGAATTACTATTTATCGTCTTATTCCGGGAGACAAACTCTCCCACCCCCTGATCCTCTGGCAAGACTCAGTGCGAATTCTGCCTTATGTAAGAGGGACTCAAGGTCGTTTGCATGGGTTGGGAAGCAGGCAGTTCCTATACTTGCAGTCAATGTTATTTCATGTCCATCCACCCTGAAAGCATAATTCTCAATCCTGTCTCTTATCCTATCCCCTACCTTAAAACATGCACGGCTATCGGCCTGATCTATTATTATAAAAAACTTATCATGACCAATTCTGCCGATACTATCGGTTCCCCTAACCTCTTCCTTGACAAGAGCGGCCAATTTTTTAAGAAGCAGGTCTTCCTCCTCATTAGATAAGTCATAAGGAACTTTGTCCCTTTGTAATACCATTAAAGAAAAGAAGTAGAGGTACCTTGCGGCCTTCTTAACCTCAAGATCAAGCAGGTATCCGAAAAATTCTCTATTAAGGGTTTGAGTCAGTCTGTCAAACATCAATTGCCCTTCATTCATAAAAAGTCTTGGTGGACTATACAATGGTGTCATTTTATTATGATGTTATAATTACGTTCCTTGCTTAGAAATATGCAATATCAATGCCACTAAAAGACAGTGGTTAGTGGCAAGTGATTAGTGATTAGAAAAAATAATAACATAAGGATAAAGCACAGCATTTTCACTATCCACTAACCACTATCCACTAACCACTGTCTTCTTATGGGTAATCCCCTTACTATTAAAAGAAAGTCTCTTCCTTTTTTTTACTCTAATAGGTTATATTGTCTCATCTTATGAAACAGGGTCTTATAGCTTATACACAAAAGCTCTGCAGCCCTTCTTTTATTCCACTTACAAGCGACCAAGGCATTCCTGATTGCCTCTTCCTCTGCTTTTTGTACAGCCTCCTGAGCAACTTCTTTCAAGCTGTACACCTTATTATCCTTAGATAAACCGGAAGAAGGTCTATCATCATTGTGTTCTTTTATATTATCCTGGCGTGCCTCTTTCTTCTCCACTACCTCAATCTGACTGATAAGTTCAATCTTTTCACTGTCCAGTACTATAATCCGTTTCACAACATTCTCAAGCTCCCTAACATTACCAGGCCAGTGGTATGCTATAAACTTAGCCATAATCTCTTTTGACAGGGTTCGTGCAACCTTATTGTATAAGTTGCAATACTTATGTAAAAAGAATTCGGATAAAACAGGTATATCATCTCTTCTCTCTCTCAAAGGAGGCATAGTTATACTAACAACATTAAGCCTGTAGAAAAGGTCTTCCCTGAATGTGCCGGATACAACACTCCTTTCAAGATTTTTATTCGTAGCAGCAATAACCCTAACATCCACTTTTACTTCCTTACCGCCTATCTTAGAAAATTCCCCATCCTGAAGCACTTGAAGTAATTTAACCTGCAAAGAATGGGGTACATCACCAATTTCATCAAGGAATATTGTCCCGCCGTTGGCAAATTCAAATTTACCAGGGTTTCCCCTGTATGCCCCTGTGAATGCCCCCTTTTCATGACCGAAAAGCTCGCTTTCAAGAAGTCCTTCGGGGATGGCAGCGCATAGAACTTTAACAAATGGCTTACTCTTTCTTTTTGAACACCTGTAAACTGACTGTGCAGCAAGTTCTTTTCCTGTACCGCTTTCTCCACGGATAAGTACGGTTATATCAGGTTCTGCAACTCTTTGGATAATATTCTTTACCTCTAATATACGTTTACTATCTCCTAATATCAGCTTATTAATAATCTCCATGTCCGCGTCATCTTCGTTATTACCGGATTTACTTACAGCCTTTAATTCCTGATTGCCTTTCTTAATGCACCGTGATATTATCTCTTCCAATTCCGTATAGTTATATGGCAGTTTTATAACTCCATCAACATCAGCGCTCACAGCTTCAATAACACCTGTTATAGATGTTAGAAGGAGTACTGCAATGTTCCTGCTTATTT is a window from the Nitrospirota bacterium genome containing:
- a CDS encoding CpsD/CapB family tyrosine-protein kinase, with protein sequence MRNGLLRRKKPDDKGMMMVPIDGESIAHTHLEREFRGGNGGLVDNRLVTIREPYSMIAEQYRVLCTRISQLVQNKSSYTLAISSSVKGEGKSFTSINLAITMAKDFDENVLLIEGDLKNPTIHDYLKRSPGFGLSDVIEGRIEMDAATINLFEGKLTVLFAGKKIGNPSRLISSPKMEDILNIAKERYKYIIIDAPPVLPLVDMNIYSNFVDGILMIIQAGKTPKSMVKRALSTIPSEKVIGAVLNDVEVNYSKYYYDSKYAY
- a CDS encoding GGDEF domain-containing protein; the protein is MNEGQLMFDRLTQTLNREFFGYLLDLEVKKAARYLYFFSLMVLQRDKVPYDLSNEEEDLLLKKLAALVKEEVRGTDSIGRIGHDKFFIIIDQADSRACFKVGDRIRDRIENYAFRVDGHEITLTASIGTACFPTHANDLESLLHKAEFALSLARGSGGGRVCLPE
- a CDS encoding sigma-54-dependent Fis family transcriptional regulator; its protein translation is MDITTVILLIISDPVQNNNLKSVIEHSGIKIHSANQYDEGLKIIADVNPSLVILDAGVPGIHLKNAVSNIKEISRNIAVLLLTSITGVIEAVSADVDGVIKLPYNYTELEEIISRCIKKGNQELKAVSKSGNNEDDADMEIINKLILGDSKRILEVKNIIQRVAEPDITVLIRGESGTGKELAAQSVYRCSKRKSKPFVKVLCAAIPEGLLESELFGHEKGAFTGAYRGNPGKFEFANGGTIFLDEIGDVPHSLQVKLLQVLQDGEFSKIGGKEVKVDVRVIAATNKNLERSVVSGTFREDLFYRLNVVSITMPPLRERRDDIPVLSEFFLHKYCNLYNKVARTLSKEIMAKFIAYHWPGNVRELENVVKRIIVLDSEKIELISQIEVVEKKEARQDNIKEHNDDRPSSGLSKDNKVYSLKEVAQEAVQKAEEEAIRNALVACKWNKRRAAELLCISYKTLFHKMRQYNLLE